One window from the genome of Paracoccus zhejiangensis encodes:
- the folD gene encoding bifunctional methylenetetrahydrofolate dehydrogenase/methenyltetrahydrofolate cyclohydrolase FolD has product MARVIDGKAFAARVRAEVAAHVARLKAEHGITPGLAVLLVGEDPASEVYVRSKGKQTLEVGMNSWEHRLPVETSEADLMALIDRLNSDPAVHGILVQLPLPDHLNADLVINSIDAAKDVDGFHISNVGLLGTGQKSMVPCTPLGCLMMLRDLHGNLSGMSAVVVGRSNIVGKPMAQLLLGDSCTVTIAHSRTRDLAEVCRRADILVAAVGRPEMIRGDWVKPGATVIDVGINRIERNGKPVLVGDVDYASAAGVAGAITPVPGGVGPMTIACLLANTLTAACRANGLDAPAGLTA; this is encoded by the coding sequence ATGGCCCGCGTCATCGACGGCAAGGCCTTCGCGGCACGGGTGCGGGCCGAGGTCGCGGCCCATGTGGCGCGGCTGAAGGCCGAACATGGCATCACCCCGGGTCTGGCCGTGTTGCTGGTCGGCGAGGACCCGGCCAGCGAGGTCTATGTCCGCTCGAAGGGCAAGCAGACGCTCGAGGTCGGAATGAACTCCTGGGAGCACAGGTTGCCGGTGGAAACCTCCGAGGCGGACCTGATGGCGCTGATCGACCGGCTGAACAGCGATCCGGCAGTTCACGGCATTCTGGTGCAATTGCCGCTGCCCGACCATCTGAACGCCGATCTGGTGATCAATTCCATCGACGCGGCCAAGGATGTCGACGGTTTCCACATCTCGAATGTCGGCTTGTTGGGCACCGGGCAGAAGTCTATGGTGCCCTGCACGCCGCTTGGCTGCCTGATGATGCTGCGCGACCTGCATGGCAACCTGTCGGGGATGAGCGCCGTGGTCGTCGGCCGCTCGAACATCGTCGGCAAGCCGATGGCGCAGCTGCTGCTTGGCGACAGCTGCACGGTGACCATCGCCCATTCCCGCACCAGGGATCTGGCCGAGGTCTGCCGCCGCGCCGATATCCTTGTCGCCGCCGTGGGCCGGCCCGAGATGATCCGGGGCGACTGGGTCAAGCCCGGGGCGACGGTGATCGATGTGGGCATCAACCGCATCGAGCGGAACGGCAAGCCGGTGCTTGTGGGCGACGTGGATTACGCCAGCGCCGCCGGCGTGGCCGGAGCGATCACCCCCGTCCCCGGCGGGGTCGGGCCGATGACCATCGCCTGCCTTCTGGCCAATACCCTGACCGCCGCCTGTCGCGCGAATGGGCTGGACGCGCCCGCCGGGCTGACCGCCTAG
- a CDS encoding group II truncated hemoglobin, whose translation MTGQMIDRIGGEPALRHLVEDFYDLIETLPEGEALRRLHLRGHGLAHARQEQFNFLSGFLGGRRYYLEKHGHMDLRRMHGHIPIRAQDAEDWLACMDKALARNGLSGPEIDLLRDRFRKICLMLVNDLHDWGMLPDAILSTPSTTGTVRE comes from the coding sequence ATGACCGGACAGATGATTGACCGCATCGGCGGCGAGCCGGCCCTGCGCCATCTGGTCGAGGATTTCTATGACCTGATCGAGACCCTGCCCGAGGGCGAGGCCCTGCGCCGGCTGCACCTGCGCGGTCACGGCCTTGCCCATGCGCGGCAGGAGCAGTTCAACTTCCTCAGCGGGTTCCTCGGCGGGCGTCGATACTACCTCGAAAAGCACGGCCACATGGACCTGCGCCGGATGCACGGCCATATCCCGATCCGGGCGCAGGATGCCGAGGACTGGCTCGCCTGCATGGACAAGGCGCTGGCCCGGAACGGGTTGAGCGGCCCCGAGATCGACCTGCTGAGAGACAGGTTCCGCAAGATCTGCCTGATGCTGGTCAACGACCTTCACGACTGGGGGATGCTCCCCGACGCAATCCTCTCCACCCCCTCCACAACCGGGACCGTCAGAGAATGA
- a CDS encoding NAD(P)-binding domain-containing protein: protein MNKRVAVIGAGPSGLAQLRAFQSARQKGAEIPEIVCFEKQSNWGGLWNYTWRTGLDENGEPVHCSMYRYLWSNGPKEGLEFADYAFEEHFGQQIASYPPRAVLFDYIEGRVKKAGVRDWIRFSTTVRMVNFDPATEKFTVTVHDLKNDRMYDEEFDNVIVASGHFSVPNVPEYPGFDRFNGRVLHAHDFRDAREFAGKDLLLLGSSYSAEDIGSQCWKYGAKSITVAYRNAPMGFNWPENWKEVPKLERMDESTAYFADGSSKKVDAVILCTGYKHHFPFLPDDLRLKTANRLAAADLYKGVVWVYNPKLFYLGMQDQWFTFNMFDAQAWWVRDAIMGRIAVPSDTATMLADVAARVAGEDAGVDAHDAIHYQGDYVKELIAETDYPSFDVDGACEAFYEWKEHKKQDIMGFRNHRYRSVITGTMAPVHHTPWKDALDDSMVSYLQN, encoded by the coding sequence ATGAACAAGCGAGTCGCGGTGATTGGCGCCGGTCCGTCCGGTCTGGCGCAGCTTCGGGCCTTCCAGTCGGCCCGCCAGAAGGGCGCCGAGATCCCCGAGATCGTCTGCTTCGAGAAGCAGTCGAACTGGGGTGGGCTGTGGAACTATACGTGGCGCACCGGGCTCGACGAGAATGGCGAGCCGGTGCATTGCTCGATGTATCGCTATCTCTGGTCGAACGGCCCCAAGGAGGGGCTGGAGTTCGCCGACTATGCCTTCGAGGAGCATTTCGGCCAGCAGATCGCCTCCTACCCGCCGCGCGCGGTGCTGTTCGACTATATCGAGGGCCGGGTGAAGAAGGCCGGGGTGCGCGACTGGATCCGCTTCTCGACCACCGTGCGCATGGTCAACTTTGACCCCGCGACCGAGAAATTCACCGTCACCGTCCATGACCTGAAGAACGACCGGATGTATGACGAAGAGTTCGACAACGTGATCGTCGCCTCGGGCCATTTCTCCGTGCCGAACGTGCCGGAATACCCGGGCTTCGACCGCTTCAATGGCCGGGTGCTGCACGCCCATGATTTCCGCGACGCGCGCGAGTTTGCCGGCAAGGACCTGCTGCTGCTGGGGTCATCCTATTCGGCCGAGGATATCGGCTCGCAATGCTGGAAATACGGCGCCAAGTCGATCACCGTCGCCTATCGCAACGCGCCGATGGGCTTCAACTGGCCAGAGAACTGGAAAGAGGTCCCGAAGCTGGAGCGGATGGACGAATCCACCGCCTATTTCGCCGATGGCAGCTCGAAAAAGGTCGATGCGGTCATCCTCTGCACCGGCTACAAGCACCATTTCCCGTTCCTGCCCGACGATCTGCGGCTGAAGACCGCGAACCGGCTGGCGGCGGCCGATCTCTACAAGGGGGTGGTCTGGGTCTATAACCCGAAGCTTTTCTATCTCGGCATGCAGGATCAGTGGTTCACCTTCAACATGTTCGACGCGCAAGCCTGGTGGGTGCGCGATGCGATCATGGGCCGGATCGCGGTGCCGAGCGATACGGCGACGATGCTGGCGGATGTCGCGGCGCGGGTGGCCGGCGAGGATGCCGGCGTCGATGCGCATGACGCGATCCATTACCAGGGCGATTACGTCAAGGAGCTGATCGCCGAGACCGATTATCCCAGCTTCGACGTGGATGGCGCCTGCGAGGCCTTCTACGAATGGAAAGAGCACAAGAAGCAGGACATCATGGGCTTCAGGAACCACCGCTATCGCTCGGTCATCACCGGGACGATGGCGCCGGTCCACCATACGCCGTGGAAGGACGCGCTGGACGATTCCATGGTCTCTTACCTGCAGAACTAG
- the purU gene encoding formyltetrahydrofolate deformylase, whose amino-acid sequence MTKFCLTVTCPSTRGIVAAISTYLAAEGCNITDSTQYDDPETGNFFMRISFTPETGAALTALDEGFAGIAEPFGMTYAFHDEAEKMKVIIMVSRFGHCLNDLLYRARIGALPIEIVAVISNHMDYQKVVVNHDIPFYRIKVTKENKPEAEAAITRVVEETGAELVVLARYMQVLSDDLCRKMSGRIINIHHSFLPSFKGANPYKQAYERGVKLIGATSHYVTADLDEGPIIEQDTIRVTHAQSAEDYVSLGRDVEAQVLARAIHAHIRRRVFLNGDKTVVFPASPGSYASELMG is encoded by the coding sequence ATGACCAAGTTCTGCCTGACTGTGACCTGCCCCTCGACCCGCGGCATCGTGGCCGCGATCTCGACCTATCTGGCGGCAGAGGGCTGCAACATCACCGACTCGACCCAGTATGACGACCCCGAGACCGGCAATTTCTTCATGCGGATCAGCTTCACCCCGGAAACCGGCGCGGCCCTGACGGCGCTGGACGAGGGCTTTGCCGGGATCGCCGAACCTTTCGGCATGACCTATGCCTTCCATGACGAGGCCGAGAAGATGAAGGTCATCATCATGGTCTCGCGCTTTGGCCATTGCCTGAACGACCTCTTGTACCGCGCGCGGATCGGTGCCCTGCCGATCGAAATCGTGGCGGTGATCTCGAACCACATGGATTACCAGAAGGTGGTGGTGAACCACGACATCCCCTTCTACCGCATCAAGGTCACCAAGGAGAACAAGCCCGAGGCCGAGGCGGCGATCACCCGCGTGGTCGAGGAGACCGGGGCGGAACTGGTGGTGCTGGCGCGCTACATGCAGGTGCTGTCGGACGATCTCTGCCGCAAGATGTCGGGGCGGATCATCAATATCCACCACAGCTTCCTGCCGAGCTTCAAGGGCGCCAATCCCTACAAGCAGGCCTATGAGCGCGGGGTGAAGCTGATCGGCGCGACCAGCCATTACGTCACCGCCGATCTGGACGAAGGCCCGATCATCGAGCAGGACACGATCCGCGTCACCCACGCCCAAAGCGCCGAGGATTACGTTTCGCTTGGCCGCGATGTCGAGGCGCAGGTGTTGGCCCGCGCCATCCATGCCCATATCCGCCGCCGGGTCTTCCTGAACGGCGACAAGACTGTGGTCTTCCCAGCCTCGCCCGGCAGCTATGCCTCGGAACTGATGGGCTGA